A genome region from Nitrospira sp. includes the following:
- a CDS encoding response regulator, whose protein sequence is MGEFKSGFFMSESACNGRVLVVDDEPDIRKVVRMTLQKAGYEVIEAENGEKAIEAINTGENRLLLDVLICDIRMPKINGVEAIAYFQQEWPRVPIIVLTGFPDTDMATSFLRSGVVDYLVKPVEGEKLRTAVARAMEQRELAQL, encoded by the coding sequence ATGGGAGAATTTAAATCGGGGTTCTTCATGAGTGAGTCCGCCTGCAACGGTCGGGTGCTCGTCGTCGACGATGAGCCGGACATTCGCAAAGTCGTCCGAATGACCTTGCAGAAAGCCGGCTATGAAGTGATCGAGGCAGAAAACGGGGAAAAGGCCATTGAAGCCATCAACACCGGAGAAAACCGGCTGCTGCTGGACGTCCTCATCTGCGACATCCGCATGCCGAAGATTAACGGGGTTGAGGCCATTGCCTACTTCCAGCAGGAATGGCCGCGGGTGCCAATCATTGTCCTGACCGGCTTTCCCGACACCGATATGGCGACCTCGTTCTTACGGAGCGGCGTCGTCGACTACCTCGTGAAACCGGTCGAGGGAGAAAAGCTACGCACGGCCGTGGCCAGGGCCATGGAGCAGCGTGAACTGGCCCAACTCTAG
- a CDS encoding ATP-binding protein — translation MTLCATRIAIIGAGKGGIALLDLIHQIPEVEIVGIADKDPAAPGLKRARDLNVLVAERVQDLIQNHGVNLIMDVTGDPSMEPLIHTMKRPGSEVLGGAATRLLWKLVQHQSKLEAELFQADKLAGLGSFAAGIAHDINNPLQLILGLAENLEEEQDLAVVHEQARDITEAVKRTSAICRDLTRYARRNGSGEEVMVNLNTKLDEALRIARYAVTLQDVTVVKRYTEEASVMGNPDELLHVFVNLITNAVQAIIDHGTLTIHTTVEPDGRVSASVSDTGCGIPKEAFSKIFEPLYTTKPPGKGTGLGLYNVMSVISKMEGHICVESEVGVGTTFRIEFPQVQPTISCAPL, via the coding sequence ATGACACTCTGTGCGACGAGAATTGCCATCATCGGCGCCGGAAAAGGCGGGATCGCGCTGCTGGATCTCATCCACCAAATCCCGGAGGTGGAAATCGTCGGCATTGCAGATAAGGATCCGGCCGCTCCGGGACTCAAGCGGGCTCGAGACCTCAATGTGCTGGTCGCGGAACGGGTGCAAGACCTCATTCAAAACCATGGCGTCAATCTCATCATGGATGTGACCGGCGATCCGTCCATGGAACCGCTCATCCACACCATGAAGCGTCCCGGCTCCGAGGTCCTCGGCGGAGCCGCCACCAGACTGCTCTGGAAACTCGTTCAACACCAGTCGAAATTGGAAGCTGAATTGTTCCAAGCCGACAAACTGGCCGGGCTGGGCTCCTTCGCAGCCGGCATCGCGCACGACATCAATAATCCGCTACAGCTGATTCTAGGACTCGCGGAAAATTTGGAAGAGGAGCAGGACCTCGCGGTCGTCCACGAACAAGCACGCGACATCACCGAGGCCGTTAAACGCACCAGCGCTATCTGTCGCGACCTGACCCGGTACGCGAGACGCAACGGTTCCGGGGAAGAGGTCATGGTCAACCTCAATACCAAGCTGGACGAAGCGCTGCGAATCGCCCGTTACGCGGTGACGCTCCAGGACGTGACCGTTGTCAAACGCTATACGGAAGAAGCCAGCGTGATGGGGAACCCAGACGAACTGCTGCACGTCTTCGTCAATTTAATCACGAATGCAGTCCAAGCCATCATCGATCACGGCACATTGACGATTCACACCACCGTCGAACCGGATGGACGGGTCAGCGCCTCAGTCAGCGATACCGGATGCGGCATTCCTAAGGAAGCCTTCTCGAAAATCTTTGAGCCGCTCTACACCACCAAGCCCCCCGGGAAAGGCACGGGGTTGGGATTGTACAATGTGATGTCGGTGATCTCGAAAATGGAAGGTCACATTTGCGTCGAAAGCGAGGTGGGCGTCGGCACGACCTTCCGGATCGAATTTCCACAGGTTCAGCCGACCATATCATGCGCGCCCCTATGA
- a CDS encoding ATP-binding protein, which yields MTTTSRPLSNALGWGLKRKLIVSMLMVGVVPLLLGLTMAFLQGSKEIQVVSGESFQALATEAARKLDLLVAEEVARTSRIAGHPDIVRALEHRRDTLHASGKDAALPALIQQRAHWAARDPAAVKAMTGNSTALLLQGFYAGSQSEPDQLLPQVVRAATKMLFITDVQGNLFAALTTKPNFSHADRAWWKGTFNKGVGQLYIEDLHFDEQANAYVFSISLPIMDSLRYEVVGVLHRVIDAKEFFSPSTHPIRFGKTGHVMLIDSRGMVLSCPILPTGVQLSSASLIPQVTVRQPGWVTADSDGHGGQGTAIIGFAPLPETSRATNGSLENGAWHTFVWQSSDELFAPIRHLMMWMMVLAGIALGLLATLGYFAASRIVTPVRRLQEAARLIGRGELQEPIQIHTGDELEELAVEFNRMNTQLEAAFAGLNTQVEEKTQEVQYLQKSTDQVLDAVPTPIIMIDQQGLIQYMNRASHEAFHTQEQTWSGRPLFDVLPLDDEHLQALRRDLRLVEEHGVTALARPDQDPAVKEARDPLNQTRNQASSGRRELRLGSHLYHYEWFPLEGRSGAGKRFGLVLRDTTDESRLQDQLIQAEKSGSLDILTAGIGHELNNPLFGILGLGEAIQEEEDLARAKGYAQDIVGHGRKMAAIIRDFTGVATRESKSQRVPVDVTAQLEQALAIAQTSHECLGLNVQKHYVAVSPVTALPDQLRLAFLNVLTNAIQAMNGRGDLWLTTEEQGELITITIRDNGPGIPKQHLGKVFDPFYTTKGQGEGSGLGLTVAQRLIKKFGGEIRLASSEGQGTTCVITLPADKAGVRKEEPCVSS from the coding sequence ATGACGACCACATCGCGCCCTCTCTCAAACGCCCTTGGGTGGGGACTGAAACGCAAGCTCATCGTATCGATGCTGATGGTCGGCGTGGTCCCGCTCCTGCTCGGCCTCACCATGGCCTTCCTGCAAGGCTCGAAAGAAATCCAGGTCGTCAGCGGGGAAAGCTTCCAGGCGCTGGCCACGGAGGCCGCCCGCAAATTGGACCTCCTCGTGGCAGAGGAAGTGGCCAGAACCTCTCGCATCGCGGGCCACCCGGATATCGTGCGCGCGCTGGAACACCGACGCGATACGCTCCACGCCTCCGGCAAGGACGCTGCACTTCCTGCTCTCATCCAGCAACGGGCGCACTGGGCGGCACGGGACCCGGCCGCCGTCAAAGCGATGACGGGAAATTCCACCGCCCTCCTCTTGCAGGGTTTTTATGCCGGCTCGCAGAGCGAACCAGACCAGCTCCTGCCGCAGGTTGTACGCGCCGCCACCAAGATGCTGTTCATCACGGATGTGCAGGGCAACCTGTTTGCGGCGCTGACGACCAAGCCCAATTTCTCCCATGCCGACCGTGCCTGGTGGAAAGGCACCTTCAATAAGGGAGTCGGCCAGCTCTACATCGAGGATCTCCATTTCGACGAACAGGCCAATGCCTATGTCTTCAGCATTTCCCTCCCGATCATGGATAGCCTCCGGTACGAAGTGGTGGGCGTGCTCCACCGCGTCATCGATGCTAAGGAGTTCTTCTCTCCTTCGACTCATCCCATTCGGTTCGGAAAAACCGGCCATGTGATGCTCATCGATAGCAGAGGCATGGTCCTCAGCTGCCCGATCCTGCCGACCGGCGTTCAGCTTTCAAGCGCATCGTTGATTCCCCAAGTGACGGTACGCCAACCGGGATGGGTCACTGCCGACAGCGACGGGCACGGCGGCCAAGGCACCGCCATCATAGGGTTCGCGCCCCTTCCCGAGACCAGCCGTGCCACAAACGGCTCGCTCGAAAACGGCGCCTGGCACACCTTTGTCTGGCAATCCTCCGACGAGCTGTTCGCACCGATCCGGCATCTCATGATGTGGATGATGGTTCTCGCCGGAATCGCGCTCGGCCTGCTCGCCACACTGGGCTATTTCGCCGCCAGCCGGATCGTGACGCCGGTCAGGCGCCTACAGGAAGCCGCACGCCTCATCGGACGAGGAGAACTGCAGGAGCCGATCCAGATCCACACGGGAGATGAGCTGGAAGAGCTGGCGGTCGAATTCAACCGTATGAACACGCAACTCGAAGCCGCCTTCGCCGGATTAAATACCCAGGTGGAAGAAAAGACGCAGGAAGTGCAATACCTTCAAAAGTCCACGGATCAGGTGCTCGACGCAGTGCCAACGCCGATCATCATGATCGATCAGCAAGGCCTCATCCAGTATATGAATCGAGCCTCTCACGAAGCCTTCCATACCCAGGAGCAGACCTGGTCAGGCCGCCCGCTCTTCGATGTGCTTCCCCTGGACGACGAGCATCTCCAAGCGTTACGGCGGGACCTGCGGCTCGTTGAAGAACATGGCGTGACGGCGCTCGCTCGCCCCGATCAAGATCCCGCCGTCAAAGAAGCGCGCGATCCTCTCAATCAGACACGCAACCAAGCCTCCTCAGGCCGGCGCGAATTGCGGCTCGGGTCACACCTGTATCACTACGAATGGTTCCCGCTGGAAGGCCGGAGCGGAGCGGGCAAGCGATTCGGACTCGTACTGCGCGATACCACCGATGAGAGTCGGCTGCAGGACCAGTTGATCCAAGCCGAAAAGTCCGGCAGCCTCGATATATTGACTGCCGGCATCGGCCACGAACTGAATAACCCGTTATTCGGCATTCTCGGCCTTGGGGAGGCGATCCAGGAAGAAGAAGATCTGGCCCGCGCCAAGGGTTATGCGCAAGACATCGTCGGCCATGGCCGGAAGATGGCAGCCATTATTCGGGACTTCACCGGAGTCGCGACCCGCGAATCGAAGAGCCAACGCGTGCCGGTGGATGTGACCGCCCAATTAGAGCAGGCGTTGGCCATTGCACAAACCTCCCACGAATGCCTGGGCCTCAACGTCCAGAAACATTACGTGGCGGTGTCGCCTGTGACGGCGCTTCCCGACCAGCTTCGACTGGCGTTTCTCAACGTCCTCACCAATGCCATTCAAGCCATGAACGGGCGGGGCGACCTCTGGTTAACCACAGAGGAACAGGGCGAACTGATCACAATCACAATCCGGGACAACGGGCCCGGCATTCCCAAGCAACATCTCGGCAAAGTCTTCGATCCCTTCTATACCACCAAGGGACAGGGCGAAGGATCGGGACTGGGACTCACCGTCGCGCAGCGGCTGATCAAGAAATTCGGCGGCGAGATTCGGCTGGCGAGTTCGGAGGGCCAGGGCACAACCTGTGTCATCACCCTGCCGGCGGACAAGGCCGGGGTACGGAAGGAGGAGCCATGCGTCTCATCCTAA
- a CDS encoding DUF3365 domain-containing protein, with the protein MRLILTLIRARPLWLALALACASTYSLQAKDVAPPAGIPPEKVADFVHAVLDADRTIYTNQVVNRMQAKGIVSAVEHWENENALPLPAQFLQHSGKLVAESGRGIRYRLISLWPIYQRNAPATDLERRALESFSQTPDRPFTGIVASGRKQYFQAIYSDRAISDACVKCHNSHPLSPKHDFTLNDVMGGMTITIPLD; encoded by the coding sequence ATGCGTCTCATCCTAACTCTCATTCGGGCGCGGCCGTTGTGGCTCGCACTGGCCCTGGCCTGTGCCTCGACCTATTCGTTGCAGGCGAAGGATGTCGCGCCGCCCGCGGGTATTCCCCCGGAAAAAGTGGCGGACTTCGTGCACGCGGTCCTAGATGCCGACCGGACGATCTATACGAATCAGGTCGTCAACCGGATGCAGGCCAAGGGTATCGTGTCCGCCGTGGAGCATTGGGAAAACGAAAATGCCCTGCCGCTTCCCGCTCAATTCCTTCAGCATTCGGGCAAACTCGTCGCGGAGTCCGGACGAGGGATTCGGTACCGACTCATCAGCCTCTGGCCCATCTACCAACGGAATGCTCCGGCCACCGACCTAGAACGTCGGGCCCTGGAAAGTTTTTCGCAGACCCCCGATCGTCCGTTTACTGGCATCGTGGCGAGTGGACGCAAACAGTACTTTCAAGCCATCTATTCCGATCGGGCCATCTCAGACGCCTGTGTGAAGTGTCACAACAGCCACCCGTTAAGCCCCAAGCACGACTTCACGTTGAACGATGTGATGGGAGGCATGACGATCACCATTCCCCTCGACTGA
- a CDS encoding AI-2E family transporter, which produces MNRQQIFAVCFFGVLLALFYQMGLMFRPFVFPVLWAVILAHLCFPLHIRLSAWLGGRESPSAVLLTLAALALVVVPLVVLSVMLVKEAGSAERAVREWIASGGVQQLPDRLSGLPGGSVAREWLERISGRESDIEQFVLSSAKTFSKFIVGELSDLVRDIFMLVADFLVMMFTLFFFFKDGRQWLASLYALIPLEASHKDKILARLDQTIRAVVKGIVLTAIAQGLLAGAAYAVLGVPFPMVLMALTILLAPLPFGGTALIWGPVALYFLWVGAVGKGLVMLAWGIGVVSTIDQILKPLFIGQGAQIPVLPLTFSVLGGLAVYGILGLFLGPILVGLFLTALQIYRDEYQQHLPVPPAAS; this is translated from the coding sequence ATGAATCGACAACAGATTTTTGCGGTCTGCTTTTTTGGCGTTCTGCTCGCACTGTTCTATCAGATGGGGCTGATGTTTCGCCCGTTCGTGTTTCCCGTCCTCTGGGCAGTGATTCTGGCGCATCTCTGTTTCCCGCTACACATCCGGCTCTCCGCCTGGCTCGGAGGGCGGGAATCGCCTTCAGCTGTGCTCCTGACATTGGCTGCGTTGGCGCTGGTGGTGGTGCCCCTGGTTGTCTTGAGCGTGATGTTGGTCAAGGAAGCCGGATCGGCGGAACGCGCGGTGCGTGAATGGATTGCGTCCGGCGGTGTCCAACAGTTACCCGATCGCCTGTCCGGACTGCCGGGAGGCAGTGTGGCGAGAGAGTGGCTGGAACGGATCTCGGGACGGGAAAGTGACATCGAACAATTTGTGCTGTCGAGTGCCAAGACCTTCAGTAAGTTCATCGTGGGTGAGTTGAGCGATCTCGTGCGGGACATCTTTATGCTGGTCGCCGACTTTCTCGTCATGATGTTTACGCTGTTTTTCTTCTTTAAAGACGGCCGACAGTGGCTGGCGTCGTTATATGCGCTGATTCCGCTGGAAGCCTCGCACAAGGACAAGATTCTGGCTCGCTTGGATCAGACCATTCGTGCCGTGGTGAAAGGGATTGTGCTGACTGCGATCGCCCAGGGCCTCCTGGCCGGAGCAGCCTACGCGGTGCTGGGCGTACCGTTTCCGATGGTATTGATGGCGCTGACGATTCTCCTGGCTCCACTTCCGTTTGGCGGCACGGCGCTCATCTGGGGGCCGGTGGCCTTGTACTTCCTGTGGGTCGGTGCGGTGGGCAAGGGGCTCGTGATGCTGGCCTGGGGGATCGGGGTCGTGTCCACGATCGATCAGATCCTCAAGCCGCTGTTCATCGGGCAGGGGGCACAAATCCCCGTATTGCCGCTGACCTTCAGTGTGCTGGGCGGGCTGGCGGTCTATGGAATCCTCGGATTGTTTCTGGGGCCGATCCTGGTTGGACTGTTCTTGACCGCCTTGCAGATCTACCGAGACGAATATCAGCAGCACCTTCCTGTCCCGCCTGCCGCATCGTAA